A region of Ovis canadensis isolate MfBH-ARS-UI-01 breed Bighorn chromosome 19, ARS-UI_OviCan_v2, whole genome shotgun sequence DNA encodes the following proteins:
- the SLC22A13 gene encoding LOW QUALITY PROTEIN: solute carrier family 22 member 13 (The sequence of the model RefSeq protein was modified relative to this genomic sequence to represent the inferred CDS: inserted 4 bases in 3 codons; substituted 2 bases at 2 genomic stop codons) — protein sequence MAQPMTVAPFAQVLAELGSFGHFQVQLLILLSVPSFLTAFYVFTQVFMVLDEAHYCSVTCVRNQTLNLSAAEQLALGLPLDAAGSPEPCLMFQLPPXGASLEYVLSHSFSETQLCEAGWVYPEGRPLSVEAHFNMVYGRKHLKETSVYVAGLLTGVLTFGPLCDWIGHKATLLVPLLLFAILGMRTAFMPSFELCMVLCFSVATAAAGYTFRNVTLLIGWGPAQPQPLPASSYRVVLAQCAFSLEQMALAGLACDIRNWRLFQIAGTAPVFLPFCFWALPESARWLLTWGRGEEAKQLVQKVALINRHKLSSQLLSQLAPEKTSPAGNALVMFQDPXLRKETLILFCGSWPRQSLFLSGALGLNIYLTQLIFRAVEVPACCCSXFIMEWMGRRXSQSGTLVLGGLTCITIIFIPADLPVVVTVLALVGKFALAAGFTIFYVDSAELLPTVIRQTGMALVDIFSRIRGILMPLMILLGEHHVSLLMLIYSSLPIRAGLLXALLTETRGQTLKDTVDDLEQES from the exons ATGgcgcagccaa TGACTGTGGCTCCCTTTGCCCAGGTCTTGGCTGAACTGGGCAGCTTTGGTCACTTCCAGGTGCAGCTGCTGATACTGCTGAGTGTGCCCAGCTTCCTGACCGCCTTCTACGTGTTCACCCAGGTCTTCATGGTCCTGGACGAGGCCCACTATTGTTCAGTGACCTGTGTCAGGAACCAGACTCTGAACCTGAGCGCGGCTGAGCAGCTGGCCCTGGGCTTGCCCCTGGATGCTGCAGGCAGTCCCGAGCCCTGCCTCATGTTCCAGTTGCCCC ATGGTGCCAGCCTGGAGTACGTCCTCAGCCACAGCTTCAGTGAGACACAGCTTTGCGAGGCGGGCTGGGTCTATCCCGAAGGCAGGCCCTTGTCCGTAGAGG CTCATTTTAACATGGTCTATGGTCGGAAGCATCTGAAGGAAACCTCAGTGTATGTGGCTGGGCTCCTCACTGGGGTGCTCACCTTCGGGCCCCTCTGCGACTG gattGGCCACAAGGCCACTCTCCTGGTGCCGCTGCTCCTCTTCGCCATCCTCGGCATGAGGACAGCCTTCATGCCCAGCTTTGAGCTCTGCATGGTCCTGTGCTTTTCTGTGGCCACAGCCGCCGCTGGATATACCTTCAGGAATGTCACCCTAC TGATAGGGTGGGGTCCAGCCCAGCCTCAACCTCTGCCTGCTTCCAGTTACAGAGTGGTCCTGGCACAGTGCGCCTTCTCCCTGGAGCAGATGGCTCTTGCAGGACTTGCCTGTGACATCCGGAACTGGAGACTCTTCCAGATTGCTGGCACGGCACCTGTCTTTCTGCCCTTCTGCTTCTG GGCCCTGCCAGAATCTGCACGGTGGCTCCttacctgggggaggggagaggaggccaAACAATTGGTCCAGAAAGTGGCCTTGATCAACAGGCACAAactctcctcccagctcctgaGCCAG CTGGCCCCAGAGAAGACCAGCCCCGCAGGGAATGCCCTAGTTATGTTCCAAGACCCCTAGCTCCGGAAGGAGACCCTGATTCTCTTCTG TGGCTCCTGGCCAAGGCAGTCTCTCTTTCTGA GTGGGGCACTTGGCCTGAACATCTACCTGACACAGTTAATCTTCAGAGCAGTCGAGGTGCCTGCCTGCTGCTGCA ATTTTATAATGGAATGGATGGGCCGCAGGTAGAGTCAGTCGGGGACCCTGGTTCTGGGTGGCCTCACGTGTATCACCATCATCTTCATCCCAG CAGATCTGCCTGTGGTGGTCACTGTGCTGGCTCTGGTGGGGAAGTTTGCCTTGGCGGCTGGATTTACCATCTTCTACGTGGACTCTGCTGAGCTCCTCCCCACTGTCATCAG GCAGACGGGCATGGCGCTGGTGGACATCTTTTCAAGGATCAGGGGCATCCTCATGCCACTCATGATCCTACTGGGCGAGC